A genomic window from Montipora capricornis isolate CH-2021 chromosome 8, ASM3666992v2, whole genome shotgun sequence includes:
- the LOC138059908 gene encoding leucine carboxyl methyltransferase 1-like isoform X1, producing MSQDEAVISTNDDASGCKRFAVHLGYWSDDFIQHFSKLGGRKAPEINRGYYARVKGMRILLDQFLSQTECNCQVVNLGAGFDSLFWLLKEEGLTPKLCIEVDFGTVTSRKCYSVRTRRKLQEVFSEEDGLNIDGNEVHSRYYHLLACDLRDISVLESKLNKVGVDKSLPTVFITECVLVYLKPEISAAIISWAGENFKTALFINYEQVNLQDRFGQVMIQNLRGRNCELLGAMACPDIESHKQRFLSNNWEKAEALDMMNVYNCLPFEDRTRIERIEFLDEVDLLHQLLSHYCIAWAVNDARHLGLSGIEF from the exons GTTTGCAGTTCACCTTGGCTACTGGTCAGATGATTTTATTCAGCATTTCAGCAAGCTAGGGGGGAGAAAAGCTCCAGAAATCAACAGAG GTTACTACGCTCGTGTCAAAGGCATGCGAATCCTTCTGGATCAGTTTTTATCACAGACAGAATGCAATTGCCAGGTTGTGAACCTTGGGGCAGGTTTTGATTCCCTCTTTTGGCTTTTAAAG GAGGAAGGCCTAACACCAAAGCTGTGTATTGAAGTAGACTTTGGAACTGTGACGAGCAGAAAGTGCTACAGCGTAAG GACAAGGCGGAAACTCCAAGAAGTCTTTAGCGAAGAGGATGGATTAaatattg ATGGCAATGAGGTTCATTCTAGATACTACCATCTATTAGCATGTGATTTAAGAGATATCAGTGTtcttgaaagcaaattaaacaAAGTTGGAGTTGACAAAAG TCTTCCAACAGTGTTTATTACTGAGTGTGTCTTAGTTTACTTGAAGCCTGAAATTTCGGCAGCTATCATTAGCTGGGCTggagaaaattttaaaacagctCTTTTCATTAACTATGAACAA GTGAATTTGCAGGACAGGTTTGGCCAAGTAATGATACAGAATCTCAGG GGTAGAAACTGTGAACTTCTTGGAGCAATGGCTTGCCCAGATATTGAATCACAT AAGCAAAGATTCCTGTCTAATAACTGGGAGAAAGCAGAAGCTCTGGACATGATGAATGTTTATAACTGCTTGCCTTTTGAAGACCGAACAAG AATAGAGCGAATAGAATTCCTTGATGAAGTGGATCTTTTGCATCAGCTTCTTTCACATTATTGCATTGCATGGGCTGTGAACGATGCTAGACATCTTG GTTTGTCAGGTATTGAGTTTTGA
- the LOC138059908 gene encoding leucine carboxyl methyltransferase 1-like isoform X2, with protein sequence MIMHGCGKSHATTRLSVYWPIKHKCYYARVKGMRILLDQFLSQTECNCQVVNLGAGFDSLFWLLKEEGLTPKLCIEVDFGTVTSRKCYSVRTRRKLQEVFSEEDGLNIDGNEVHSRYYHLLACDLRDISVLESKLNKVGVDKSLPTVFITECVLVYLKPEISAAIISWAGENFKTALFINYEQVNLQDRFGQVMIQNLRGRNCELLGAMACPDIESHKQRFLSNNWEKAEALDMMNVYNCLPFEDRTRIERIEFLDEVDLLHQLLSHYCIAWAVNDARHLGLSGIEF encoded by the exons ATGATTATGCATGGTTGCGGAAAGTCTCATGCTACAACCAGGTTATCAGTTTATTGGCCTATCAAAcacaaat GTTACTACGCTCGTGTCAAAGGCATGCGAATCCTTCTGGATCAGTTTTTATCACAGACAGAATGCAATTGCCAGGTTGTGAACCTTGGGGCAGGTTTTGATTCCCTCTTTTGGCTTTTAAAG GAGGAAGGCCTAACACCAAAGCTGTGTATTGAAGTAGACTTTGGAACTGTGACGAGCAGAAAGTGCTACAGCGTAAG GACAAGGCGGAAACTCCAAGAAGTCTTTAGCGAAGAGGATGGATTAaatattg ATGGCAATGAGGTTCATTCTAGATACTACCATCTATTAGCATGTGATTTAAGAGATATCAGTGTtcttgaaagcaaattaaacaAAGTTGGAGTTGACAAAAG TCTTCCAACAGTGTTTATTACTGAGTGTGTCTTAGTTTACTTGAAGCCTGAAATTTCGGCAGCTATCATTAGCTGGGCTggagaaaattttaaaacagctCTTTTCATTAACTATGAACAA GTGAATTTGCAGGACAGGTTTGGCCAAGTAATGATACAGAATCTCAGG GGTAGAAACTGTGAACTTCTTGGAGCAATGGCTTGCCCAGATATTGAATCACAT AAGCAAAGATTCCTGTCTAATAACTGGGAGAAAGCAGAAGCTCTGGACATGATGAATGTTTATAACTGCTTGCCTTTTGAAGACCGAACAAG AATAGAGCGAATAGAATTCCTTGATGAAGTGGATCTTTTGCATCAGCTTCTTTCACATTATTGCATTGCATGGGCTGTGAACGATGCTAGACATCTTG GTTTGTCAGGTATTGAGTTTTGA
- the LOC138059908 gene encoding leucine carboxyl methyltransferase 1-like isoform X4: protein MTMLVVAKGYYARVKGMRILLDQFLSQTECNCQVVNLGAGFDSLFWLLKEEGLTPKLCIEVDFGTVTSRKCYSVRTRRKLQEVFSEEDGLNIDGNEVHSRYYHLLACDLRDISVLESKLNKVGVDKSLPTVFITECVLVYLKPEISAAIISWAGENFKTALFINYEQVNLQDRFGQVMIQNLRGRNCELLGAMACPDIESHKQRFLSNNWEKAEALDMMNVYNCLPFEDRTRIERIEFLDEVDLLHQLLSHYCIAWAVNDARHLGLSGIEF from the exons GTTACTACGCTCGTGTCAAAGGCATGCGAATCCTTCTGGATCAGTTTTTATCACAGACAGAATGCAATTGCCAGGTTGTGAACCTTGGGGCAGGTTTTGATTCCCTCTTTTGGCTTTTAAAG GAGGAAGGCCTAACACCAAAGCTGTGTATTGAAGTAGACTTTGGAACTGTGACGAGCAGAAAGTGCTACAGCGTAAG GACAAGGCGGAAACTCCAAGAAGTCTTTAGCGAAGAGGATGGATTAaatattg ATGGCAATGAGGTTCATTCTAGATACTACCATCTATTAGCATGTGATTTAAGAGATATCAGTGTtcttgaaagcaaattaaacaAAGTTGGAGTTGACAAAAG TCTTCCAACAGTGTTTATTACTGAGTGTGTCTTAGTTTACTTGAAGCCTGAAATTTCGGCAGCTATCATTAGCTGGGCTggagaaaattttaaaacagctCTTTTCATTAACTATGAACAA GTGAATTTGCAGGACAGGTTTGGCCAAGTAATGATACAGAATCTCAGG GGTAGAAACTGTGAACTTCTTGGAGCAATGGCTTGCCCAGATATTGAATCACAT AAGCAAAGATTCCTGTCTAATAACTGGGAGAAAGCAGAAGCTCTGGACATGATGAATGTTTATAACTGCTTGCCTTTTGAAGACCGAACAAG AATAGAGCGAATAGAATTCCTTGATGAAGTGGATCTTTTGCATCAGCTTCTTTCACATTATTGCATTGCATGGGCTGTGAACGATGCTAGACATCTTG GTTTGTCAGGTATTGAGTTTTGA
- the LOC138059908 gene encoding leucine carboxyl methyltransferase 1-like isoform X3, producing the protein MVAESLMLQPGYYARVKGMRILLDQFLSQTECNCQVVNLGAGFDSLFWLLKEEGLTPKLCIEVDFGTVTSRKCYSVRTRRKLQEVFSEEDGLNIDGNEVHSRYYHLLACDLRDISVLESKLNKVGVDKSLPTVFITECVLVYLKPEISAAIISWAGENFKTALFINYEQVNLQDRFGQVMIQNLRGRNCELLGAMACPDIESHKQRFLSNNWEKAEALDMMNVYNCLPFEDRTRIERIEFLDEVDLLHQLLSHYCIAWAVNDARHLGLSGIEF; encoded by the exons ATGGTTGCGGAAAGTCTCATGCTACAACCAG GTTACTACGCTCGTGTCAAAGGCATGCGAATCCTTCTGGATCAGTTTTTATCACAGACAGAATGCAATTGCCAGGTTGTGAACCTTGGGGCAGGTTTTGATTCCCTCTTTTGGCTTTTAAAG GAGGAAGGCCTAACACCAAAGCTGTGTATTGAAGTAGACTTTGGAACTGTGACGAGCAGAAAGTGCTACAGCGTAAG GACAAGGCGGAAACTCCAAGAAGTCTTTAGCGAAGAGGATGGATTAaatattg ATGGCAATGAGGTTCATTCTAGATACTACCATCTATTAGCATGTGATTTAAGAGATATCAGTGTtcttgaaagcaaattaaacaAAGTTGGAGTTGACAAAAG TCTTCCAACAGTGTTTATTACTGAGTGTGTCTTAGTTTACTTGAAGCCTGAAATTTCGGCAGCTATCATTAGCTGGGCTggagaaaattttaaaacagctCTTTTCATTAACTATGAACAA GTGAATTTGCAGGACAGGTTTGGCCAAGTAATGATACAGAATCTCAGG GGTAGAAACTGTGAACTTCTTGGAGCAATGGCTTGCCCAGATATTGAATCACAT AAGCAAAGATTCCTGTCTAATAACTGGGAGAAAGCAGAAGCTCTGGACATGATGAATGTTTATAACTGCTTGCCTTTTGAAGACCGAACAAG AATAGAGCGAATAGAATTCCTTGATGAAGTGGATCTTTTGCATCAGCTTCTTTCACATTATTGCATTGCATGGGCTGTGAACGATGCTAGACATCTTG GTTTGTCAGGTATTGAGTTTTGA